The proteins below are encoded in one region of Hordeum vulgare subsp. vulgare chromosome 3H, MorexV3_pseudomolecules_assembly, whole genome shotgun sequence:
- the LOC123443534 gene encoding chaperone protein dnaJ 72 yields the protein MPLAIGERLEMVYARPARPISSGRTGGGKSGHAAVVVAFLLDPPSCLLAIHSTGRRNPPHAMGDHYGTLGVRRDATKAEVKAAFRLRALRDHPDRHAQSGDAGARAEAARRFRQASDAYHVLSDDRRRAEYDLRLRSSSYVRTSSTTWASSSGSHGYGYGHRESSWRRPPPGGGRASAGYHWGLLLKAMTRRRFLLNLGFSSVLLSGAAFLDGSILELWNMNNSGKSFEEAMESIEKVKGEKGNR from the exons ATGCCCTTGGCGATTGGCGAACGGCTGGAGATGGTCTATGCTAGACCGGCCAGGCCCATCAGCTCTGGAAGAACGGGCGGCGGTAAGAGCGGCCACGctgccgtcgtcgtcgccttcctCCTCGATCCCCCGTCGTGCTTGCTCGCGATCCATTCTACAGGGAGGCGAAACCCTCCGCACGCCATGGGCGACCACTACGGTACGCTCGGGGTGCGGCGCGACGCTACCAAGGCCGAGGTCAAGGCCGCCTTCCGCCTCCGCGCCCTGCGCGACCACCCCGACCGCCACGCCCAATCCGGCGACGCCGGTGCCCGAGCCGAAGCCGCGCGGCGCTTCCGCCAGGCCTCCGACGCCTACCACGTCCTCTCCGACGACCGAAGGAGGGCCGAGTATGACCTCCGTCTCCGCTCTTCCTCCTATGTCCGCACATCCTCCACCACCTGGGCCTCCTCCTCGGGTTCGCACGGCTACGGCTACGGGCACAGAGAAAGTTCTTGGCGGCGGCCTCCTCCGGGAGGTGGCCGTGCCTCGGCGGGGTACCATTGGGGCTTGTTGCTGAAGGCTATGACGCGGCGAAGGTTCCTTCTCAATCTCGGCTTCTCCAG TGTATTGCTTTCCGGTGCAGCTTTTCTTGATGGAAGTATTCTGGAACTCTGGAACATGAATAACTCTGGG AAATCCTTTGAAGAAGCAATGGAGTCGATTGAGAAggtaaaaggagagaagggaaatAGGTAG